In one Halorubrum sp. CBA1229 genomic region, the following are encoded:
- a CDS encoding ATP-binding protein, with translation MTDSTDDIAAKYGNQDSTAGEAEEEEMADPVLGDDSLGHVALKDSQLFVGRSEMQIIAYIDQHERDGLRVGNYVCIPYPDATTEPNEDEVLLAAIDRLEYRPITEVNDWVDGGGYSDFGEQNLAYVSHLDPIAIVKHDRLKDTLTRQTVDRPPKPGEDVHLIEDEEILRVGLNIPSDGIYIGDMAVSGDFIPNDENPLTYLLSNPNSTDGTADEGEPAIFRHLLVAGSTGKGKTHFSKNILRQCAVSKQYPIEVPPEEQEAFGIDDDIRHRYLNLFVIDPEDEYVEMRDDNPGLSPEKARELEDKGVAVGGLDDDLQVFAPVTANSQPTLDDIRTFGIPFSVVENRPQLLLSSRPKDPTFNAIRNVLNAYFGRFDDDSNDEPTYNDFETWLELNGDQIVNNDNILAAVERRVTGPIYDRVFDHGSTSLDEYTNDMFNRGQVTVVPTGHLRGETEKLVLLALMTHIVENKIDTGVEHPQIKGTPMLLCVDEAHEYLSSTDRPREQYLVQNFRQAAKRGRKDKFGLYMVTQNPQDIDDEILKQTNTRIYLGLQPEIVERIRIPSDYDDRIVTFDKGQAVVDAPDVRPVEVQGLDVCVTNHSN, from the coding sequence ATGACTGATTCAACAGACGACATCGCAGCAAAGTACGGTAACCAAGACAGTACTGCGGGGGAAGCCGAAGAGGAAGAGATGGCAGATCCTGTTCTCGGCGATGACAGCCTCGGCCACGTTGCCCTCAAAGACTCACAGTTGTTCGTCGGGCGGAGCGAAATGCAGATTATCGCCTACATCGACCAGCACGAACGCGATGGTCTCCGCGTCGGCAACTACGTCTGTATCCCCTACCCTGACGCGACAACCGAGCCGAACGAAGACGAAGTCCTTCTCGCCGCGATTGACCGCCTCGAATACCGACCGATAACCGAGGTCAACGACTGGGTCGATGGGGGTGGTTACAGCGATTTCGGCGAGCAAAACCTAGCCTACGTCTCTCATCTCGACCCGATCGCTATCGTCAAACACGACCGCCTCAAAGACACCCTGACCAGACAGACGGTAGATCGCCCTCCAAAGCCCGGTGAGGACGTTCATCTCATCGAAGACGAGGAAATCCTCCGGGTCGGCCTCAACATCCCGAGTGACGGCATCTACATCGGCGATATGGCCGTCAGCGGCGACTTCATCCCCAACGACGAGAACCCGCTCACATACCTTCTATCAAACCCGAACTCAACAGACGGAACCGCTGACGAAGGCGAACCCGCGATCTTCCGCCACTTACTCGTCGCGGGCAGCACCGGAAAGGGGAAGACACATTTCTCGAAGAATATCCTCCGGCAGTGCGCCGTCTCGAAACAATACCCAATCGAAGTTCCGCCCGAGGAGCAGGAAGCGTTCGGCATTGACGATGACATCCGTCACCGCTATCTAAATCTGTTCGTCATCGACCCCGAAGACGAATACGTCGAAATGCGTGATGACAACCCGGGACTTTCTCCAGAAAAGGCCCGAGAACTTGAGGACAAAGGCGTTGCCGTCGGCGGTCTGGACGACGATCTCCAAGTCTTCGCACCAGTCACAGCGAATAGCCAGCCGACACTCGATGACATCCGCACCTTCGGTATCCCGTTCTCTGTCGTCGAAAACCGGCCCCAACTCCTGCTATCGTCACGACCGAAAGACCCGACGTTCAACGCGATTCGGAACGTCCTCAACGCGTACTTTGGCCGATTCGACGACGACAGTAACGATGAACCGACGTACAACGACTTTGAGACCTGGCTCGAACTGAATGGCGACCAGATCGTCAATAACGACAACATTCTCGCCGCAGTCGAACGCCGCGTCACTGGCCCTATCTACGACCGTGTCTTCGACCACGGGAGCACCAGCCTCGACGAATACACGAACGACATGTTCAATCGCGGCCAAGTAACCGTTGTCCCGACCGGCCACCTTCGCGGTGAAACCGAGAAGTTGGTTCTCCTGGCCTTGATGACCCACATCGTTGAGAACAAAATCGACACCGGTGTCGAACATCCACAAATCAAAGGCACCCCAATGCTCCTCTGCGTCGACGAGGCTCACGAATACCTCTCGAGCACAGATCGTCCCCGGGAGCAATATCTCGTCCAGAATTTCCGCCAAGCGGCCAAGCGTGGCCGGAAAGATAAATTCGGTCTCTACATGGTCACGCAGAATCCGCAAGATATCGACGATGAAATTCTCAAGCAGACGAACACACGTATCTATCTCGGTCTCCAACCTGAGATCGTCGAACGTATCCGCATTCCTTCTGACTACGACGATCGGATTGTCACTTTCGACAAGGGTCAAGCAGTTGTGGACGCGCCAGATGTTCGCCCAGTCGAAGTCCAAGGACTTGACGTGTGTGTGACCAACCACTCAAACTGA
- a CDS encoding IS5 family transposase — translation MSKISRFTSKAVTLAKNAVGGRGEAAAPEGGGGFADYAVVSLHCLRIYLEKSYREALDLLSEMPQILAEIGLEEGDLPDHSTLVKAFDRFEMKVWRVLLRLSAQLHDTADHAAMDATFFDRETASKHYCRRTNYRVQTLKTTALVDTKTQAVLDVRCTTEKRHDTQIGWQLALRNAGEIASLAADKGYDWQRLREKLREEGVRPLIKHREFRPVDCAHNARIDGSLHNQRALSETVFSTIKRTLGHAVRARAWYREFREIVLMCAVYSIKRAVKP, via the coding sequence ATGTCGAAGATCTCCCGCTTCACAAGCAAGGCGGTCACGTTAGCTAAAAATGCTGTTGGTGGCCGAGGCGAAGCCGCCGCCCCCGAAGGGGGTGGGGGCTTCGCCGACTACGCCGTTGTTTCGCTCCACTGTCTCCGGATTTACCTAGAGAAATCCTACCGCGAGGCGCTTGATCTCCTGAGCGAGATGCCACAAATTTTGGCCGAGATCGGCCTCGAAGAGGGCGATCTCCCTGATCACTCGACGCTAGTAAAGGCGTTTGATAGGTTCGAGATGAAAGTCTGGCGAGTGCTGCTGCGCCTCTCGGCGCAGCTGCACGACACCGCCGATCACGCCGCGATGGACGCGACATTCTTCGACCGTGAAACCGCTAGCAAGCACTACTGTCGTCGGACGAACTATCGCGTTCAAACGCTGAAAACGACCGCGCTCGTCGATACAAAAACGCAAGCTGTACTCGACGTTCGCTGTACGACCGAGAAACGTCACGACACACAGATCGGCTGGCAACTCGCCCTCCGCAACGCGGGCGAGATTGCCAGCCTCGCCGCCGACAAAGGCTACGATTGGCAGCGATTACGCGAGAAATTGCGCGAAGAGGGTGTGAGACCGTTGATCAAGCATCGTGAGTTCCGACCCGTCGATTGCGCGCATAACGCGCGAATCGACGGGTCTCTACACAACCAGAGAGCGTTGTCTGAGACCGTCTTCTCAACGATCAAGCGCACGCTCGGCCACGCGGTGCGTGCCCGAGCGTGGTACCGCGAATTTCGTGAGATCGTTCTGATGTGTGCGGTCTACAGCATCAAGCGAGCTGTGAAACCGTGA